From Aedes albopictus strain Foshan chromosome 1, AalbF5, whole genome shotgun sequence, one genomic window encodes:
- the LOC115271017 gene encoding CLIP domain-containing serine protease C9, with amino-acid sequence MWTIVLMLLVGCWAHQIVASDGIVFEDNMLLEGDRCQLRNGRPGQCRIQSACKTVGTGGLSLCRSGGSQLVVCCDVVQQQCDAVSISVESRVRDHLVGVTEKADVGEFPFMALVIYNTTENRCGATIISDKFLVSAAHCFKKFLFPIKVRVGTTDADDELARTYDIVKIHRHQRYNSVRRVNDIALIEVRDSIIMSRSVQPICLYTESTELPATQNLTVMGWGVDDTESLNVSRSLLKGVVRPILRNDCFQRLNKDSSFVRFNITDGHTCALGSANENGEATDACQGDSGGPLVLSQNDKYYLVGVVSTGPACGGIDLAGIYTWVSKYMDWIIDQKVWRNSLR; translated from the exons agggcGATCGCTGCCAGCTACGCAATGGCCGGCCCGGTCAATGCCGGATTCAATCGGCATGTAAAACGGTTGGCACCGGCGGGCTCAGTCTTTGCCGATCCGGCGGTTCCCAGCTGGTGGTCTGCTGTGATGTGGTCCAACAACAGTGCGATGCTGTCAGTATTTCAGTGGAGTCCCGAGTTCGGGATCACCTGGTAGGAGTGACGGAGAAGGCAGACGTCGGAGAGTTTCCCTTCATGGCTCTGGTCATATACAACACTACCGAGAATCGCTGTGGTGCAACGATCATTTCGGACAAGTTTTTGGTGTCGGCTGCCCATTGCTTTAAAAAGTTTTTGTTTCCCATCAAAGTTCGCGTTGGGACAACCGATGCGGATGATGAACTGGCCCGTACATATGACATTGTAAAAATTCACAGACATCAGCGATATAACTCGGTGAGGCGCGTGAATGACATCGCTTTGATTGAAGTGCGAGACAGCATCATAATGAGCCGTTCGGTTCAGCCCATATGTCTGTACACTGAAAGCACGGAATTGCCGGCAACTCAGAATCTCACTGTGATGGGCTGGGGCGTTGATGATACAG AATCATTAAATGTTTCCAGATCTTTACTGAAAGGTGTTGTTCGGCCGATTCTCCGCAACGATTGCTTTCAGCGTTTGAACAAGGATAGCTCATTTGTGAGATTTAACATAACGGATGGCCACACCTGCGCCCTGGGAAGTGCGAATGAAAACGGCGAGGCAACCGACGCGTGCCAGGGAGATTCCGGCGGGCCACTGGTTTTGAGTCAAAATGACAAGTACTATCTGGTGGGGGTGGTGTCCACTGGACCTGCGTGTGGTGGAATCGACCTAGCCGGCATTTATACGTGGGTTTCGAAATATATGGATTGGATAATTGATCAAAAAGTTTGGCGAAACAGTTTACGGTGA